One Tachysurus vachellii isolate PV-2020 chromosome 18, HZAU_Pvac_v1, whole genome shotgun sequence DNA segment encodes these proteins:
- the syngr1a gene encoding synaptogyrin-1a isoform X1, which yields MEQAYGAGKAGGAFDPVAFIQQPQPILRFVSWIFSIVIFGCIANEGYVNLPEDEEEYCIFNRNQNACNYGVTMGSLAFLTCLAFLALDAYFPQISGVKDRKKAVLADVSLSAVWAFLWFVGFCFLTNQWQVTNPEDIPLNEGADAARAAITFSFFSIFTWAGQAFLAFQKYKLGASSTLFSQNYTDPNEDAAAGSEGTEYTGYTGDMEAPGTVHPNYDGSTGYQSQEY from the exons ATGGAGCAGGCATACGGGGCAGGAAAAGCCGGAGGAGCCTTCGATCCAGTAGCGTTTATCCAGCAGCCGCAGCCTATCCTCCGCTTTGTGTCCTGG ATCTTCTCCATAGTAATTTTTGGGTGTATTGCCAATGAGGGCTATGTGAACCTAcctgaggatgaggaggagtaCTGCATCTTTAACCGTAACCAGAATGCCTGTAACTATGGTGTGACTATGGGCTCTCTGGCCTTTCTCACCTGTCTTGCCTTTTTGGCTTTGGACGCCTATTTTCCACAAATCAGTGGAGTCAAAGACCGTAAGAAAGCCGTTTTGGCAGACGTCAGCCTCTCAG CTGTCTGGGCCTTTCTGTGGTTTGTGGGTTTCTGTTTCCTGACTAATCAGTGGCAGGTAACTAATCCTGAAGACATCCCCTTAAACGAGGGTGCAGATGCAGCAAGAGCAGCCATCACGTTTTCCTTCTTCTCCATCTTTACCTGG GCCGGTCAGGCTTTCCTGGCATTTCAGAAGTACAAGCTAGGAGCAAGTTCCACTCTCTTCTCGCAGAACTACACTGACCCGAACGAGGATGCAGCAGCAGGCTCTGAAGGCACGGAGTACACGGGTTACACAGGAGACATGGAGGCACCGGGCACCGTGCATCCCAACTACGATGGATCTACTGGTTACCAGAGCCAAGAATACTAA
- the syngr1a gene encoding synaptogyrin-1a isoform X2, with protein sequence MEQAYGAGKAGGAFDPVAFIQQPQPILRFVSWIFSIVIFGCIANEGYVNLPEDEEEYCIFNRNQNACNYGVTMGSLAFLTCLAFLALDAYFPQISGVKDRKKAVLADVSLSAVWAFLWFVGFCFLTNQWQVTNPEDIPLNEGADAARAAITFSFFSIFTWGALTFLAVERMKRVSFEEEYNKLFTPQPPPPFV encoded by the exons ATGGAGCAGGCATACGGGGCAGGAAAAGCCGGAGGAGCCTTCGATCCAGTAGCGTTTATCCAGCAGCCGCAGCCTATCCTCCGCTTTGTGTCCTGG ATCTTCTCCATAGTAATTTTTGGGTGTATTGCCAATGAGGGCTATGTGAACCTAcctgaggatgaggaggagtaCTGCATCTTTAACCGTAACCAGAATGCCTGTAACTATGGTGTGACTATGGGCTCTCTGGCCTTTCTCACCTGTCTTGCCTTTTTGGCTTTGGACGCCTATTTTCCACAAATCAGTGGAGTCAAAGACCGTAAGAAAGCCGTTTTGGCAGACGTCAGCCTCTCAG CTGTCTGGGCCTTTCTGTGGTTTGTGGGTTTCTGTTTCCTGACTAATCAGTGGCAGGTAACTAATCCTGAAGACATCCCCTTAAACGAGGGTGCAGATGCAGCAAGAGCAGCCATCACGTTTTCCTTCTTCTCCATCTTTACCTGG GGTGCGCTAACGTTTCTTGCCGTGGAGCGTATGAAGAGAGTTTCATTTGAAGAGGAGTACAACAAACTGTTCACCCCTCAGCCTCCTCCCCCATTTGTTTAA
- the tcap gene encoding telethonin yields MQVCTVLEKCGENVVGAELSCCVREKNVSQKESYSADWHSINMRTQHEDRQSMKMSDDSRRETLSRYWRSRPLSQQCPSGVLRVGTVESGIGEHQLLPYRNTLPLPIFKPTELGVRLGRGAPHSLDDVPSARVPDGACPTKRDILEITRDLPPVKPLRMEFSKAPRTLGRSVSQEAQRG; encoded by the exons ATGCAGGTTTGTACAGTCTTGGAAAAATGTGGTGAAAATGTGGTGGGAGCCGAGCTGAGCTGCTGCGTCAGGGAGAAGAACGTTTCCCAGAAAGAGAGCTACAGTGCTGATTGGCACAGCATCAACATGAGAACGCAGCATGAGGACCG CCAGTCCATGAAGATGTCAGATGATTCCCGGCGGGAGACACTTTCCCGTTACTGGCGCTCCCGTCCCCTCTCCCAGCAATGTCCTTCAGGCGTCCTGCGTGTCGGCACTGTGGAGTCTGGCATCGGTGAGCACCAACTGCTACCCTACAGAAACACTCTTCCTCTACCCATCTTCAAGCCGACCGAGCTGGGTGTGAGGTTGGGCCGCGGTGCCCCTCACAGCCTGGATGATGTTCCAAGTGCACGTGTACCCGATGGAGCATGTCCGACCAAGAGAGACATCCTGGAGATCACACGAGACTTGCCGCCTGTCAAACCCCTCCGTATGGAGTTCTCCAAGGCTCCCAGAACCCTCGGCAGGTCCGTGTCTCAAGAGGCTCAGAGagggtga
- the LOC132861679 gene encoding proline-rich protein 29-like — protein MEHSAQIHQNDFSHFQLIQQPTPQSVTVFQQLPSAVASPAPTLRAGHIREDLVELMMMQNAQMHQVIMNNMTISALSSFGYTQAHEHSGPSVTAEVDPEVWHHHHPFSPCVSYPAWVPISLAPMQSNVPLQTIPGFQEMVYPLQNVYIEHRDRKAFPPPPPPPPPPSATGTVGQDVLTAAASPK, from the exons ATGGAACATTCAGCACAGATCCATCAGAATGATTTCTCACACTTCCAACTTATTCAACAACCG ACCCCTCAGTCTGTTACAGTCTTCCAGCAGCTGCCCTCAGCGGTGGCTTCTCCTGCACCAACTTTACGGGCGGGACACATCAGGGAGG ACCTCGTAGAGCTGATGATGATGCAGAATGCTCAGATGCACCAGGTCATCATGAACAACATGACCATATCTGCACTCAGTTCTTTTGgctacacacaagcacatgag CATTCAGGTCCCAGTGTAACAGCTGAGGTGGATCCGGAGGTGTGGCATCACCACCACCCCTTTTCCCCCTGTGTATCTTACCCTGCATGGGTTCCTATTTCTCTGGCACCGATGCAGTCTAATGTCCCGCTTCAGACCATTCCAGGCTTTCAGGAGATGGTGTATCCTTTACAAAACGTCTATATAGAACACAGAGACAG GAAAGCTTtccctccaccaccaccaccaccaccaccacccagtGCAACAGGCACTGTCGGACAGGACGTTCTAACTGctgcag cgtcacccaaatga